A single window of Acetobacteraceae bacterium DNA harbors:
- a CDS encoding iron ABC transporter substrate-binding protein — MYGWQKRIIKSFSLGVFAAGLFFALPILPSSAQAKTVKDILGRNVSVPDHPKRILLGEGRLIYALEPLEGKNLFDRVVGWQGEFKQADTQTYTKIKKSFPEMDKVAVIGKTTADSVNPEKVLDLNPDLVILSTSGHGPGLEDPLTLRLQKANIPIIFVDFRHDPVTNTVPSLRLLGEALDRQAEAKAYTDFYKKRLDLIQSRLKDLPVSKRPTVFLDMLAGARPCCHTAGNGNMGHFVDAAGGKNVAAALLPGVFGEVSIEQVIASNPDFIVMDGTRGPLAEGPGLRMGALVNPDDARNSLNQLSKMPALANLKASKEKHIYGIWHSYYDNPFNIVAIEAMAKWFHPDLFADLDPDADLNLIENRFTSIGSGGTYWTSLEEPVFLKDKSASKKSY, encoded by the coding sequence ATGTATGGATGGCAGAAGCGGATTATAAAAAGTTTTTCCTTAGGTGTTTTTGCTGCCGGCCTCTTTTTTGCGTTGCCAATATTGCCATCCAGTGCACAGGCTAAAACAGTTAAAGATATTTTGGGACGGAATGTTTCTGTTCCAGACCATCCAAAAAGAATTTTATTGGGTGAGGGGCGTCTTATTTATGCGCTGGAACCATTAGAGGGGAAAAACCTCTTTGATCGGGTTGTCGGGTGGCAAGGTGAGTTTAAGCAGGCAGATACGCAGACTTATACAAAAATAAAGAAATCTTTTCCAGAAATGGATAAAGTGGCTGTCATTGGAAAAACAACAGCAGATAGCGTAAATCCTGAAAAGGTTTTAGATTTAAATCCTGATCTTGTTATTTTAAGCACTTCAGGTCACGGTCCAGGATTGGAAGATCCTTTAACGCTTAGACTTCAAAAAGCGAATATTCCTATTATTTTTGTTGATTTTCGGCATGATCCAGTTACGAATACCGTACCAAGTCTCCGTTTACTTGGCGAGGCTTTAGATCGTCAGGCTGAGGCCAAAGCATATACGGATTTTTATAAAAAACGCTTAGATCTTATTCAAAGCCGTCTCAAAGATTTGCCTGTTTCTAAACGTCCTACTGTTTTCTTGGATATGCTTGCAGGTGCAAGGCCATGCTGTCATACAGCAGGAAATGGGAATATGGGACATTTTGTGGATGCTGCGGGTGGAAAAAATGTTGCTGCTGCACTTTTGCCGGGGGTTTTCGGTGAGGTTTCAATTGAACAAGTCATCGCAAGTAATCCAGATTTTATTGTGATGGACGGAACAAGAGGGCCTTTGGCTGAGGGGCCTGGTCTACGGATGGGGGCTTTAGTTAATCCGGATGATGCACGAAATTCTTTAAATCAGCTTTCAAAAATGCCAGCATTGGCAAATTTAAAGGCCTCTAAGGAAAAACATATTTACGGCATTTGGCACAGCTACTACGATAATCCTTTTAATATTGTGGCAATAGAAGCTATGGCAAAATGGTTTCATCCAGATCTTTTTGCTGATTTAGACCCAGATGCGGATCTTAATCTGATTGAAAACCGCTTTACCTCGATTGGCAGTGGTGGAACCTATTGGACCAGTTTAGAGGAACCCGTTTTTTTAAAAGATAAGTCTGCCTCTAAAAAATCTTATTGA
- a CDS encoding Tim44 domain-containing protein produces MNYLNHIPWDIVSLAVAVIVVGVLLYLFVGKRVGIQVWKSSTNASIQIGKQVTPTPPPLPTHASLPKDPTQYFMPELGSEGAASIARAAEQQAGFSAEALLKDIEKHYRNIMEAYDARQIEKLEPLLGKEAMQAFAKELALRAERKEVVFSHVSSIESMKIIRIIFPPELPLEEESFSHKRVEVEISSWQINGAKEDSGHLVFGTQGLTHFSEKWLFEESGSVWRAIAVESV; encoded by the coding sequence ATGAACTATTTAAATCATATTCCATGGGACATTGTGTCTTTGGCAGTCGCCGTTATCGTTGTGGGTGTTTTGCTATATCTTTTTGTTGGAAAACGTGTCGGCATTCAGGTGTGGAAAAGTTCAACAAATGCTTCAATCCAAATTGGGAAGCAAGTGACGCCTACGCCGCCGCCTTTGCCTACGCATGCATCTCTTCCTAAAGATCCTACGCAATATTTTATGCCAGAGCTTGGTTCTGAGGGAGCTGCTTCTATTGCCCGTGCCGCAGAACAGCAGGCTGGTTTTTCAGCAGAAGCACTTTTGAAAGATATTGAGAAGCATTACCGTAATATTATGGAAGCGTATGATGCTCGGCAGATAGAAAAGCTGGAGCCTCTTCTTGGTAAAGAAGCGATGCAGGCATTTGCAAAAGAACTGGCATTGCGTGCCGAAAGAAAAGAGGTTGTGTTTTCGCATGTCAGCTCTATTGAATCGATGAAAATTATTCGGATTATTTTTCCACCTGAGCTACCTCTGGAAGAGGAATCGTTCTCTCATAAAAGAGTTGAGGTTGAGATTTCTTCTTGGCAAATTAATGGGGCTAAGGAGGATTCTGGGCATCTTGTTTTCGGAACGCAGGGTCTGACCCATTTTTCAGAAAAATGGCTTTTTGAAGAATCCGGTTCTGTCTGGCGTGCCATTGCGGTTGAATCTGTTTAA
- a CDS encoding iron ABC transporter permease: MDFQKKSKRGLPAYFELLQRRRKWTLLALFLVILLSLLLDFSLGPAGLTIRQLFFALFHSAQAGMQGIIVWDIRLPYALMAVLVGLALGNSGGEMQTLLDNPLASPFTLGVSAASAFGASLAIVLHLSIPGVPWKWTIPVEAFLCALGSVLLLELVSRLRQHSTSLVVLFGIALVFSFQALVSLMQFVADEDALQELVFWTMGSLTRSDWTQVGILGACCAIILPFSWLSAPSLTAMRLGEERAASYGVDVRRVRMMGLLRVSILSSLAVSFVGTIGFIGLVAPHIARKLLGEDHRFYLPGSALCGALIMSLSSIAAKNIVPGIVIPVGIVTALVGIPFFLGTILKGAKE; the protein is encoded by the coding sequence ATGGATTTCCAAAAAAAATCTAAAAGGGGTTTGCCGGCTTATTTTGAGCTTTTACAGCGTCGTCGAAAATGGACGCTATTAGCGCTTTTTCTGGTTATTTTACTCTCTTTATTACTGGATTTCTCTTTAGGCCCTGCGGGACTTACAATCCGACAGTTGTTTTTTGCGCTTTTCCATTCTGCGCAAGCAGGAATGCAGGGGATTATTGTTTGGGATATTCGTCTTCCTTATGCCCTCATGGCGGTTCTTGTCGGATTGGCTTTAGGCAATTCCGGCGGCGAAATGCAGACGCTTCTTGATAATCCTTTGGCCAGTCCATTTACGTTGGGGGTTTCGGCAGCATCCGCTTTCGGCGCTTCGTTAGCGATTGTATTGCATCTCTCTATTCCTGGTGTGCCTTGGAAGTGGACAATTCCTGTCGAGGCTTTTTTATGTGCTTTAGGCTCTGTACTCCTTTTGGAGCTTGTTTCACGCTTGCGTCAACATTCCACCTCATTGGTGGTGCTTTTTGGGATTGCTCTTGTTTTTAGTTTTCAGGCTTTGGTTTCTTTGATGCAATTTGTGGCGGATGAGGATGCCTTGCAGGAGCTTGTTTTTTGGACAATGGGAAGTTTGACGCGTTCAGACTGGACACAGGTAGGAATTTTAGGGGCGTGCTGTGCGATTATTTTGCCTTTCTCATGGCTCTCTGCGCCTTCGCTGACGGCAATGCGGCTTGGGGAAGAGCGTGCCGCCTCTTACGGGGTGGATGTTCGTCGTGTGCGAATGATGGGACTTTTGCGTGTCAGTATTCTTTCTTCTTTAGCCGTTTCATTTGTCGGAACAATCGGTTTTATTGGTCTTGTAGCGCCGCATATCGCCCGAAAGCTTTTGGGAGAAGATCATCGTTTTTATTTGCCGGGTTCTGCTTTATGTGGTGCGCTTATTATGTCGCTCTCTTCGATTGCAGCTAAAAATATTGTGCCGGGGATCGTTATCCCCGTTGGTATCGTTACCGCCTTGGTAGGGATTCCTTTCTTTTTAGGGACAATTCTAAAGGGGGCTAAAGAATGA
- the secB gene encoding protein-export chaperone SecB, whose protein sequence is MSVTDQTADTSNTPLPPQLIHQYTKDLSFEVPHGAAIFMALRSAPQVNINIDVQANQIKPAEAENGKPLFEVILSIKADATEALPEGETKKPRTVFITELAYAGVVTLNGGEIGQEALEAFLLVEVPRFLFPYARAIISDATREGGFPPVVLHPVDFMALYQSKRAQNFPEPAGEA, encoded by the coding sequence ATCTCTGTGACTGACCAAACAGCTGACACATCAAACACACCTCTTCCACCACAACTTATCCATCAATATACGAAGGATCTTTCGTTTGAGGTGCCGCATGGTGCCGCGATTTTTATGGCCTTACGCTCTGCACCGCAGGTAAATATCAATATTGATGTGCAGGCCAATCAAATTAAACCTGCAGAAGCTGAAAATGGGAAACCACTTTTTGAAGTCATCCTTTCTATCAAAGCAGATGCAACTGAAGCCTTGCCAGAAGGTGAAACAAAAAAACCTCGCACTGTCTTTATTACTGAACTTGCCTATGCCGGTGTTGTCACACTAAACGGCGGCGAAATTGGACAAGAAGCCTTAGAAGCTTTCCTTCTTGTTGAGGTACCTCGATTCCTTTTCCCTTACGCACGTGCCATTATTTCCGATGCAACAAGAGAAGGTGGCTTTCCGCCAGTTGTTTTGCATCCAGTTGATTTTATGGCACTCTATCAAAGTAAACGTGCTCAAAATTTCCCAGAGCCCGCTGGCGAAGCCTAA
- the groL gene encoding chaperonin GroEL, which produces MAAKDVKFGADARQRMLRGVDTLANAVKVTLGPKGRNVVLEKSFGAPRITKDGVSVAKEIELADKFENMGAQLIREVASKTNDIAGDGTTTSTVLAQAIIRGGAKSVAAGMNPMDLKRGIDIAVASVVEELKKNSRKISGTAEIAQVGTISANGEKEIGDMIAQAMEKVGTEGVITVEEAKGLQTELDVVEGMQFDRGYISPYFVTNSEKMTADLDTPYVLIYEKKLSSLQPVLPLLESVIQSGRPLLIIAEDVDGEALATLVVNKLRGGLKVAAVKAPGFGDRRKAMLEDIAVLTKGQVISEDLGIKLENVKLDMLGTAKKIHIDKDNTTIVEGAGEEAEIKTRTAQIRQQIEDTTSDYDREKLQERLAKLAGGVAVIRVGGSTETEVKERKDRVDDALHATRAAVEEGIVPGGGAALARASVGLANLKLSNEDQQAGVEIVRRAVQVPLRQIAENAGEDGAVIASKVLENDSYSFGFDAQNGEYKDLVAEGIIDPTKVVRAALQDAASVAGLLVTTEAMVADLPEKKGDMPAPDMGGMGGMGGGMGF; this is translated from the coding sequence ATGGCTGCCAAGGATGTAAAATTTGGTGCAGATGCGCGCCAGCGTATGTTGCGTGGTGTGGATACACTTGCAAATGCGGTTAAAGTAACTTTGGGTCCAAAAGGACGTAATGTTGTTCTTGAAAAGAGCTTTGGGGCTCCAAGAATTACAAAAGACGGTGTTTCTGTTGCGAAAGAGATCGAACTTGCAGATAAGTTCGAAAATATGGGTGCGCAGCTTATCCGTGAAGTTGCCTCTAAAACAAATGATATTGCTGGAGACGGTACAACAACATCAACCGTTTTAGCACAGGCGATTATTCGTGGCGGTGCAAAGTCTGTTGCGGCTGGTATGAACCCGATGGATCTTAAACGCGGGATCGATATTGCGGTTGCTTCTGTGGTTGAAGAGCTTAAAAAGAATAGCCGTAAAATTTCCGGTACAGCTGAAATTGCTCAGGTCGGTACAATTTCTGCTAACGGCGAAAAAGAAATTGGCGACATGATTGCGCAAGCCATGGAAAAAGTTGGCACAGAAGGCGTTATCACAGTTGAAGAAGCAAAAGGTCTTCAAACAGAATTGGATGTCGTTGAAGGCATGCAGTTTGATCGTGGATACATCTCTCCTTACTTCGTGACAAATAGCGAAAAGATGACCGCTGATTTAGACACTCCTTATGTCTTGATCTATGAGAAAAAACTATCTTCTCTACAGCCTGTTTTACCTCTTCTTGAGAGTGTCATTCAATCTGGGCGTCCGCTTTTGATTATTGCTGAAGATGTTGATGGCGAAGCGTTGGCAACATTGGTTGTTAATAAACTTCGTGGTGGCTTGAAAGTTGCTGCGGTTAAAGCACCTGGTTTTGGTGATCGCCGTAAAGCAATGTTGGAAGATATTGCTGTCCTTACAAAAGGTCAGGTGATTTCTGAAGATCTTGGTATTAAGCTTGAAAATGTTAAATTGGATATGCTTGGAACTGCTAAGAAAATCCATATTGACAAAGACAACACAACAATCGTTGAAGGCGCTGGTGAAGAAGCGGAAATTAAAACCCGTACAGCACAGATCCGTCAGCAGATTGAAGATACAACTTCTGACTATGACCGTGAAAAACTTCAAGAACGCCTAGCAAAATTAGCTGGTGGTGTTGCGGTTATTCGTGTCGGTGGAAGCACAGAAACCGAAGTAAAAGAACGTAAAGACCGTGTTGACGATGCACTTCATGCAACACGTGCTGCGGTTGAGGAAGGTATTGTCCCAGGTGGTGGTGCTGCCTTGGCACGTGCAAGTGTTGGTCTAGCGAATTTGAAACTTTCAAACGAAGATCAACAAGCTGGTGTTGAAATTGTTCGCCGTGCAGTTCAAGTTCCTTTGCGCCAGATTGCAGAAAATGCTGGTGAAGACGGTGCTGTTATCGCTTCCAAAGTATTGGAAAATGATAGCTATAGCTTTGGTTTTGATGCTCAGAATGGTGAGTATAAAGACCTTGTTGCTGAAGGGATTATTGATCCAACGAAAGTTGTTCGTGCAGCCCTTCAAGATGCCGCATCTGTTGCTGGATTGTTGGTAACAACAGAAGCAATGGTTGCTGACCTTCCTGAAAAGAAAGGTGACATGCCTGCCCCAGATATGGGTGGCATGGGTGGTATGGGCGGCGGCATGGGTTTCTAA
- a CDS encoding ATP-dependent DNA helicase, producing the protein MAPPPLLVHGVSCCETLGITIPSPPRPWLDLLDLFLFVKPATSLPSPTPEGLAQALNLPFRNTPDFLYDIAHALLSEVKLLKEDSKGVFLRQLLAFMKYGNWQWEAVLKEYLGEISSDEKKKMWQKLQIWNDLPEWEDSPAPAPSKRIPLSEDESRTSLLKLLRENEVRRPAQENFSEKIAEIFSLPKKEASPFLLLAEAETGTGKTLGYLAPSHLWAEKNEGCVWISTYTKHLQRQVESELSRFYPDKASRNQNIVVLKGRENYLCLLKLQEIILPLFLRVQSNPNTQLPSAVPFALLLNWIKSTNEGDMKGGDLAGWFSHLYGFSYLYQLTDREGECLHSGCLFYQRCFYEHINRKALYAKLVISNHALTLIRLAQAAENENIQQLPAQHFIFDESHHLQMAADNVFALELSLKALSDFRDRLLGSPSHSKRRKFKSLHHYLKPLFSEFSELETSLSEIETKARKILPSAATLNKFFISESEENKEEYCSLEFFKAISDQLDAYEPTDAETGTFERETNFYPSMEEVMAISKEFLKSLEKFLEKFTKFYKFLSHLPLQEETEESETRTAVEITCNRLKYYLLPALQAWVSMLKPLPEIEAQAGGRIRIIRGDWESSDDFHKRWKNVRLCENWIDPTLPLSALLKNQALGVAYVSGTFRPYKPILIENEVEISWQPAKRRTGSLHINGMTDYDFQKSPFNYKKQAKVFVITDVGYSIRELADAYQKLFITAQGGALGLFTAIARLQKVYHYIAPHLSKAGIDLYAQHVSGADNTQLVDVFRQNEQSCLLGTDAMRDGIDIPGRSLQLVVMEKVPWPRSDILHRERKKQVYIHEKIKLEEEEAALRLRQAFGRLIRNSEDKGVFVLLDRRTPSRLLKALPEEIEVEKIPLQEALEKIKIFLETI; encoded by the coding sequence GTGGCCCCGCCACCCCTTTTGGTGCATGGTGTGTCATGCTGCGAAACGCTTGGAATTACCATTCCATCCCCGCCCCGTCCATGGCTTGACCTTTTAGATCTATTTCTTTTTGTGAAACCCGCCACTTCTCTTCCTTCTCCCACTCCAGAAGGACTTGCGCAAGCTCTGAATCTTCCTTTTCGAAATACGCCAGACTTCTTATATGATATAGCACACGCCCTTTTATCAGAAGTGAAACTTTTAAAAGAAGATTCTAAAGGCGTTTTTTTACGCCAACTCCTTGCTTTCATGAAATATGGCAACTGGCAATGGGAAGCTGTTTTAAAAGAATATCTTGGCGAGATTTCTTCCGATGAAAAAAAGAAAATGTGGCAAAAACTCCAAATTTGGAACGATTTGCCAGAATGGGAAGATTCGCCCGCGCCAGCACCTTCCAAAAGAATTCCACTTTCTGAGGATGAATCTCGAACATCTCTTTTAAAACTTCTTAGAGAAAACGAGGTTCGTCGACCTGCACAGGAAAATTTTTCTGAAAAAATTGCTGAAATTTTTTCCCTTCCGAAAAAAGAAGCCTCCCCTTTCCTTTTGCTCGCAGAGGCAGAGACGGGAACAGGTAAAACATTAGGCTATCTTGCTCCTTCCCATCTTTGGGCAGAAAAAAATGAAGGATGTGTTTGGATCAGCACCTATACCAAACATCTTCAACGGCAAGTCGAATCTGAACTTTCCCGCTTTTATCCTGACAAGGCTTCTCGCAATCAAAATATTGTCGTTTTAAAAGGACGTGAAAATTATTTATGCCTCTTAAAACTCCAAGAAATCATCTTACCTCTTTTCCTACGTGTACAAAGCAACCCAAATACACAACTCCCCTCTGCCGTTCCTTTTGCGCTTCTCCTCAATTGGATAAAATCAACAAATGAAGGCGATATGAAAGGCGGTGATCTTGCTGGATGGTTTAGCCATCTTTACGGCTTTTCCTATCTCTATCAACTCACGGACAGAGAGGGAGAATGTTTACATAGTGGCTGTCTGTTTTATCAGCGCTGTTTTTATGAGCATATCAATCGAAAAGCGCTCTATGCGAAACTCGTTATCTCCAATCATGCTTTAACGCTTATCCGTCTGGCTCAAGCTGCTGAAAATGAGAATATTCAACAGCTTCCAGCACAGCATTTTATCTTTGATGAAAGTCATCATCTGCAAATGGCAGCAGATAATGTCTTCGCCTTAGAACTTTCTCTTAAAGCGCTCTCAGATTTCCGAGATCGTCTTCTTGGTAGTCCTTCTCATAGCAAAAGACGAAAATTTAAAAGTTTACATCATTACCTAAAACCTCTTTTTTCTGAATTTTCTGAATTAGAAACCTCTCTTTCTGAAATTGAAACAAAAGCAAGAAAAATTCTTCCCTCTGCGGCAACATTAAATAAATTTTTTATTTCAGAATCAGAAGAGAATAAGGAAGAATATTGCTCTCTTGAATTTTTTAAAGCCATTTCCGATCAACTTGATGCCTATGAACCAACAGATGCGGAAACGGGTACCTTCGAAAGAGAGACAAACTTTTATCCTTCAATGGAAGAAGTTATGGCCATCTCTAAAGAGTTTTTGAAATCACTTGAAAAATTCTTAGAAAAATTCACAAAATTTTATAAATTTTTATCTCATCTTCCATTACAGGAGGAAACAGAAGAATCTGAAACGAGAACCGCCGTTGAAATTACCTGTAATCGCCTAAAATATTATCTTCTTCCAGCTCTTCAGGCTTGGGTTTCCATGCTAAAACCCCTCCCTGAAATTGAGGCGCAAGCAGGAGGACGGATACGCATTATCCGTGGCGACTGGGAAAGCTCTGATGATTTTCATAAAAGATGGAAAAATGTGCGCCTGTGCGAAAACTGGATTGACCCGACCCTTCCCCTTTCAGCCCTCTTAAAAAACCAAGCGCTGGGCGTTGCTTATGTTTCTGGAACTTTTCGCCCCTACAAACCGATCTTGATTGAAAATGAAGTGGAAATTTCTTGGCAACCTGCAAAAAGGCGTACAGGAAGTCTCCACATTAATGGCATGACCGACTATGACTTCCAAAAAAGCCCTTTTAATTATAAAAAACAGGCAAAAGTTTTTGTCATTACCGATGTTGGTTATAGCATCAGGGAACTTGCAGATGCCTATCAAAAACTTTTTATTACGGCGCAAGGGGGCGCTTTAGGATTATTCACGGCTATTGCTCGCCTACAGAAAGTCTATCATTATATCGCACCTCATCTCTCTAAAGCTGGCATTGATCTTTATGCTCAGCATGTGAGCGGCGCTGATAATACACAGCTTGTCGATGTTTTTCGTCAAAATGAACAAAGTTGCTTATTGGGTACAGATGCAATGCGAGATGGTATTGATATTCCTGGACGCTCTTTACAACTTGTCGTCATGGAAAAAGTGCCATGGCCCCGTAGTGATATTCTCCATCGTGAGCGCAAAAAACAAGTTTACATACATGAAAAAATAAAATTAGAAGAAGAGGAAGCAGCCTTACGTTTACGTCAGGCTTTTGGCCGCCTTATCCGAAACTCAGAGGATAAAGGCGTTTTTGTTCTTCTTGATAGAAGAACCCCTTCTCGCTTACTCAAAGCATTGCCAGAGGAAATAGAAGTAGAGAAAATTCCCCTCCAAGAAGCTCTTGAAAAAATAAAAATTTTTTTAGAAACCATATAG
- a CDS encoding ABC transporter ATP-binding protein yields MKKIFATNSLEVKVGKKTLLSSVDIKPVKEGHIVALLGPNGAGKSTLLRAIAGLMKISSGEVCLGQKNITCLPMVERSKKTIYCPQILPPAVRLQVLEALMVACQAGRSSYSREKAIDESLEVLKRLKIENLASRYLNELSGGQRQLVGIAQTLVRKTEVLLLDEPLSALDMRHQIQVMDLIKEETLNRSLITFLVVHDLNIALRYADDAIYLKKGTVIAQGPVCAVTTSEVLAEAYGIKACLGFDRFGKTQLEIEGLCE; encoded by the coding sequence ATGAAGAAAATTTTTGCAACAAACTCGTTGGAAGTTAAAGTTGGAAAAAAAACACTTCTTTCTTCCGTTGATATAAAGCCTGTGAAAGAAGGGCATATTGTTGCTCTTCTTGGCCCGAATGGTGCCGGAAAATCGACTTTACTTCGTGCGATTGCGGGGCTGATGAAAATTTCTTCAGGAGAAGTTTGTTTAGGTCAAAAAAATATTACATGCTTGCCAATGGTAGAACGTTCCAAAAAAACGATTTACTGCCCCCAAATTCTACCACCTGCTGTTCGATTGCAAGTGCTTGAAGCACTGATGGTTGCTTGTCAGGCAGGACGATCCAGTTACTCAAGAGAAAAGGCGATAGATGAAAGTCTTGAGGTTTTAAAACGTCTCAAGATTGAAAATCTTGCAAGTCGATATTTAAATGAGCTTTCAGGTGGACAGCGGCAGTTGGTTGGGATCGCCCAGACATTGGTGCGTAAAACAGAGGTTTTGCTTTTGGATGAGCCTTTGAGCGCTTTGGATATGCGACATCAGATTCAAGTGATGGATTTGATTAAAGAAGAGACGTTAAATCGCTCTTTGATTACTTTTCTTGTTGTACATGACCTCAATATCGCTTTGCGATATGCAGATGATGCAATTTATTTAAAAAAAGGCACCGTGATTGCTCAAGGGCCTGTTTGTGCGGTGACAACCTCAGAGGTTTTGGCTGAGGCATATGGTATTAAAGCCTGTTTGGGTTTTGATCGTTTTGGCAAAACACAATTAGAAATTGAAGGGCTTTGCGAATAA
- a CDS encoding uroporphyrinogen-III synthase, translated as MKILVTRPEPGLSQLMARLVALKKEPIAAPMLQIEISSPLAPIFGNTILITSSHALPALKRQDRNCRILSVGESTAQKAKELGFRHVFSAGGNAEKLKNLYEKMGCTAKDSWLAIGCGNNEKLYGDFLVKSLGIRRFKTYQVRWTSSLSKEVRDFLKQPIRKQILFYSSETVRSFFNLIQREEKKTDFQIDRGKIEIFCFSPEIAKILKEDAHSLEWARIEDNLSEIFK; from the coding sequence ATGAAAATTTTAGTTACTCGCCCGGAACCAGGTCTCTCTCAGCTTATGGCTAGGTTGGTGGCTTTAAAGAAAGAGCCTATTGCTGCACCAATGTTGCAAATTGAAATTTCTTCGCCTTTAGCACCGATTTTTGGAAACACGATTTTAATTACCAGTTCCCACGCTTTGCCGGCTTTAAAGCGACAGGATCGTAACTGTCGTATTTTATCCGTTGGCGAAAGCACAGCGCAAAAGGCAAAAGAACTTGGATTCCGACATGTTTTTTCCGCAGGTGGGAATGCCGAAAAACTAAAAAATCTTTACGAAAAGATGGGATGTACAGCCAAAGATTCATGGCTTGCGATCGGTTGCGGAAATAATGAAAAGCTTTATGGAGATTTCTTGGTTAAATCTCTGGGAATTAGGCGCTTTAAAACGTATCAGGTTCGGTGGACATCTTCCCTCTCAAAAGAGGTGCGTGATTTTTTAAAGCAACCTATTCGGAAACAAATTTTATTTTACTCTTCAGAAACGGTACGTTCCTTTTTTAATCTGATTCAGAGAGAGGAAAAAAAAACTGATTTTCAAATCGATCGGGGAAAAATAGAAATATTTTGTTTCTCGCCTGAAATTGCAAAAATTCTTAAAGAAGACGCACATTCTTTAGAATGGGCAAGAATAGAAGATAATCTTTCTGAGATATTTAAGTAA
- a CDS encoding co-chaperone GroES: MANFRPLHDRVVVRRLDSEDKTPGGIIIPETAKEKPMEGVVVAVGPGARDGEGKIIPLDVKKDDRVLFGKWAGTEISLQGEELVIMKESDIMGILG, from the coding sequence ATGGCGAACTTTCGTCCTCTTCATGATCGGGTAGTTGTCCGTCGCTTAGACAGTGAAGACAAGACCCCTGGTGGAATCATCATTCCAGAGACAGCTAAAGAAAAACCTATGGAAGGTGTTGTTGTTGCTGTCGGGCCAGGCGCACGTGATGGCGAAGGGAAAATCATTCCTCTCGATGTTAAAAAAGATGATCGTGTTCTTTTCGGTAAATGGGCAGGGACAGAGATCTCCTTGCAGGGTGAAGAACTCGTGATCATGAAAGAAAGCGATATTATGGGGATCTTAGGTTAA